From Carya illinoinensis cultivar Pawnee chromosome 5, C.illinoinensisPawnee_v1, whole genome shotgun sequence, one genomic window encodes:
- the LOC122309957 gene encoding U-box domain-containing protein 44-like, producing the protein MSFNIGIEDISLAVLQELCNKAVMQATELVNETKEVVLNKDCFQEFLRTISELKNLLGTLNFKKVIDATGSESTKAALENLNFQLKKACKIIKDYKSGSHIHLILKSHSMLSQMQDVAKDIASTISSFQLINLAMATRIMGNLSKMEFQSAAFATDAIALEIENLISQESKNQEHAVKLLKKIAEAVGANVNASMVQNELELLKQEKEEMETQKKQAEALQLSQLIQFLYSTEIVTIPDDERIASYHQHYPIDSFICPLCKEMMTDPVAISCGHSFERKAIREHFRMGEKKCPTCKQELLSLDLTPNLSLRNSIEEWKQRDMDLKFQAALAGLTSNDHSRQNKALEDLQGLLEMPSYAVKFAEEGLIPKLVELLKDNILNGVATLKCLYFLAKYCDNHRESIVTSGAVRCIVKQIYKVGTEPVAIAILLELSKRETLSEKIGSTKDCIPLLVSLLPNDNLDVSQNANKVLQNLSSNTHFVVKMAEAGHFQPFVARFNQGPQETRTLMAAALIEMQLKESNIKDLQNRQFIHNLVQMLSSSAPACKVACLKSIKKLVQYPKMVKRLLKDPVTIPHLLGLISFVRSDPHVKEEAAEILTLLIGASQHLELDKYQGLQELQSKHNVSLLLQGVANSDPQTKVQFLRLLVELCHKSETTQNLIRSDMDAVGKLFSLLHSDEPVAVRLWTMKLIYCISEDHPAGAPLPPSPVKERAIATLACILTSSPDIEERSTAAGIISQLPRDDLIIDEILRKSDTLKAIHEVICSADEENNGTTAPACRGIYLLENSLAALLRYTDPSKPELQRQVSKLELYPSLVRVLSGGSSLAKQRAAIALAKLSQSTSLSLSNGTITTEQAKGFTPLVHGIMKFLPNMSWCCSTSPGNGISCSVHGVACSDKDTFCLVKADAVKPLVQTLSETESGVAEAALMALETLLTEHSTLSRATAAIVDNQGVVAILQVLEKGSLSAKAKALDLFQKILSHTQIAEPLFQRSEGILIQLLQENDLKKKVALVLKHMKILPEQSSYF; encoded by the exons ATGAGCTTCAATATAGGAATTGAGGATATATCTCTGGCAGTGCTGCAGGAACTATGTAACAAGGCAGTAATGCAAGCAACAGAGCTTGTTAATGAAACAAAGGAAGTGGTGCTTAACAAGGATTGCTTTCAGGAATTCTTGAGGACTATTTCTGAGCTTAAAAACCTGCTTGGTACATTGAATTTCAAGAAAGTTATTGATGCAACGGGTTCAGAATCCACAAAAGCTGCATTAGAGAACTTGAATTTTCAGCTGAAGAAAGCCTGCAAGATCATTAAAGATTACAAATCCGGAAGCCACATCCATCTCATATTAAAGTCACACTCGATGCTTTCGCAGATGCAGGACGTGGCCAAAGATATTGCCAGCACTATTTCTTCATTTCAGCTGATCAATCTTGCTATGGCTACCCGGATCATGGGCAACCTGAGCAAAATGGAGTTCCAATCAGCAGCATTTGCAACAGATGCAATTGCTTTAGAAATAGAGAATTTAATATCCCAGGAAAGTAAAAATCAGGAGCATGCTGTAAAGCTCCTGAAGAAGATTGCAGAAGCTGTTGGTGCTAATGTGAATGCATCCATGGTTCAAAATGAGCTGGAACTTCTGAagcaggaaaaagaagagatggAAACTCAAAAGAAGCAGGCAGAGGCACTTCAGTTGTCGCAGTTGATACAGTTCTTGTACAGTACAGAAATTGTTACGATACCAGACGATGAGAGAATTGCCTCATACCACCAGCATTATCCAATTGATTCATTTATCTGTCCATTGTGCAAGGAGATGATGACCGACCCAGTTGCAATCTCCTGTGGTCACAGCTTTGAGAGGAAAGCAATTCGGGAACACTTCCGAATGGGGGAGAAAAAGTGCCCTACCTGCAAACAGGAGCTCCTATCACTGGACCTTACTCCAAACCTTTCCCTTCGAAACTCTATTGAAGAATGGAAGCAGCGAGACATGGACTTAAAATTCCAAGCTGCACTGGCTGGACTTACATCAAATGACCATTCTAGACAGAACAAGGCCTTAGAAGATTTGCAAGGTTTGCTGGAGATGCCTTCATATGCAGTAAAATTCGCGGAAGAAGGACTCATACCAAAGTTGGTGGAGTTACTAAAAGACAATATACTAAACGGGGTGGCCACGCTAAAATGCCTCTACTTCTTGGCTAAATACTGTGATAATCATAGG GAATCCATTGTTACATCAGGGGCTGTACGCTGCATTGTGAAGCAGATATATAAAGTTGGAACAGAACCTGTTGCCATTGCAATCTTGTTGGAGCTGTCAAAAAGAGAAACCCTTTCAGAAAAAATAGGAAGTACAAAAGACTGTATTCCTCTTCTTGTTTCATTACTCCCTAACGATAACCTGGATGTCTCACAGAATGCCAACAAGGTGTTGCAGAATCTCTCGTCCAACACACATTTTGTTGTAAAGATGGCTGAAGCGGGACACTTCCAACCATTTGTGGCTCGCTTTAACCAAG GACCTCAAGAAACCAGAACATTGATGGCCGCAGCATTgatagagatgcaactcaaggaGAGCAATATTAAGGACTTACAAAACAGGCAATTCATACATAACCTAGTCCAGATGCTTTCTTCAAGCGCCCCAGCATGCAAAGTAGCTTGTCTCAAATCTATCAAAAAGCTCGTACAGTACCCCAAGATGGTAAAGAGACTTCTGAAGGATCCTGTTACAATACCCCATTTGCTTGGTCTCATTTCATTTGTCAGGTCTGATCCGCATGTGAAAGAAGAAGCAGCTGAGATTCTCACTCTGCTAATTGGAGCCAGTCAGCACCTAGAACTCGATAAATATCAGGGTTTGCAGGAGCTGCAATCAAAGCACAATGTCAGTCTCCTTCTGCAGGGTGTGGCCAACTCTGATCCTCAAACTAAGGTCCAATTTTTACGCCTGCTGGTTGAACTCTGCCATAAATCAGAGACAACTCAAAACCTAATTCGATCAGATATGGATGCAGTTGGGAAACTCTTCTCTTTGCTTCACAGTGACGAGCCCGTCGCAGTGAGACTGTGGACAATGAAGCTCATATACTGCATTTCTGAAGATCATCCGGCTGGGGCTCCACTACCACCTTCTCCTGTAAAAGAAAGAGCAATTGCGACCTTGGCATGCATCCTCACCTCTTCACCAGATATTGAAGAAAGGTCCACTGCTGCTGGAATCATCAGCCAGCTTCCCAGGGATGATCTTATAATTGATGAGATACTCCGCAAATCGGACACGTTAAAAGCCATTCATGAGGTGATTTGCAGTGCTGATGAGGAAAATAATGGAACCACGGCACCTGCTTGCCGTGGCATATATTTACTAGAAAATTCCCTAGCAGCACTTTTACGATACACAGATCCTAGCAAGCCTGAACTTCAGAGGCAAGTGAGCAAACTTGAACTGTACCCATCACTAGTTCGTGTTCTCTCAGGGGGCAGCTCACTAGCCAAGCAGCGGGCAGCCATTGCACTTGCCAAACTATCCCAATCCACGAGCCTATCACTCTCTAATGGAACCATAACAACAGAGCAAGCCAAGGGCTTCACACCCCTGGTGCATGGGATCATGAAGTTCCTACCAAACATGTCTTGGTGTTGCTCAACCTCACCAGGGAATGGAATTTCATGTTCTGTTCATGGTGTAGCTTGTTCAGATAAAGATACATTCTGCCTCGTCAAGGCAGATGCAGTGAAGCCACTGGTACAAACTTTGAGTGAGACAGAGTCCGGTGTAGCAGAAGCTGCTTTAATGGCACTGGAAACATTGCTGACAGAACATAGCACACTGTCTCGTGCTACTGCAGCCATTGTGGACAACCAAGGAGTGGTGGCCATTCTACAAGTCTTGGAGAAGGGTTCCCTGTCTGCCAAAGCTAAAGCCTTAGACCTCTTCCAGAAGATTCTAAGCCATACACAGATCGCCGAGCCACTATTTCAGCGGTCTGAGGGGATCCTCATCCAGCTTCTTCAGGAGAATGATCTCAAGAAAAAAGTAGCTTTGGTGCTTAAGCATATGAAGATTCTTCCAGAACAATCTTCTTACTTCTGA